A DNA window from Microcystis aeruginosa NIES-843 contains the following coding sequences:
- the glmU gene encoding bifunctional UDP-N-acetylglucosamine diphosphorylase/glucosamine-1-phosphate N-acetyltransferase GlmU, whose amino-acid sequence MVAVAILAAGKGTRMKSSLPKVLHPLGSRSLVERVLNVSESLHPQRKLVIIGYQGQQVRNTLQHLDDIEFVEQKEQLGTGHAIQQLIPHLEDFQGDLLVLNGDVPLLRPETLQNLLQIHQDHGNAATLLTANLPNPKGYGRVFCDGNNLVKQIVEERDCTDAQRQNHRINGGIYCFNWSKLAAILPNLTPNNDQGEYYLTDVVNFLDPVMAVDVEDFLEITGINDRKQLAAAYDILQTRVKDDWMAAGVTIIDPDSVTIEDTVTLSADVIIEPQTHLRGETIIASGCRIGPGSLIENSRIGSDVTVLFSVISDSQVDSGCRIGPYAHLRGEAKIGANCRVGNFVEIKKSSIGNKTNIAHLSYLGDATLGEKVNVGAGTITANYDGVKKHQTMIGSGTKTGANSVLVAPLKLGKNVTVAAGSTITKNVPDNALVIARESQRVIENWADQFQ is encoded by the coding sequence ATGGTAGCGGTAGCAATTTTAGCAGCGGGTAAGGGAACCCGAATGAAGTCCAGCCTTCCGAAAGTTTTACATCCCCTCGGCAGTCGCTCGCTAGTGGAACGGGTGCTTAATGTCAGCGAATCCTTACATCCCCAGCGAAAACTGGTGATTATCGGTTATCAAGGGCAACAGGTGCGAAATACTCTACAGCATCTCGATGATATCGAATTTGTTGAACAAAAGGAACAGTTAGGCACTGGCCATGCTATTCAGCAGTTAATCCCCCATTTAGAGGACTTTCAGGGGGATTTGTTGGTCTTAAATGGCGATGTTCCCCTGTTGCGTCCCGAAACCTTGCAAAATCTTCTCCAGATTCATCAAGACCATGGTAACGCTGCCACCCTCTTAACTGCTAACCTCCCAAACCCGAAAGGTTACGGTCGAGTTTTTTGTGATGGCAATAATCTCGTTAAGCAGATTGTGGAAGAAAGAGACTGTACCGATGCCCAACGACAAAACCACCGGATTAATGGAGGTATATACTGCTTTAATTGGTCAAAATTAGCGGCTATACTGCCTAATTTAACCCCCAATAACGATCAAGGTGAATATTACCTCACGGATGTGGTCAATTTTCTCGATCCCGTCATGGCCGTGGATGTGGAGGACTTTTTAGAAATTACCGGCATTAACGATCGCAAACAATTGGCCGCCGCCTATGATATCCTGCAAACTAGAGTCAAAGATGATTGGATGGCCGCTGGAGTCACCATAATTGACCCCGATAGTGTCACCATTGAGGATACTGTCACCCTCAGTGCCGATGTGATTATCGAACCCCAAACCCATCTGCGCGGTGAGACGATAATCGCTTCTGGTTGTCGTATAGGTCCTGGGAGTTTAATCGAAAATAGTCGGATAGGCAGCGATGTAACCGTCTTATTTTCGGTGATTTCTGATAGTCAGGTGGATTCTGGTTGTCGCATCGGTCCCTACGCTCATTTGCGCGGAGAAGCGAAAATTGGGGCTAATTGTCGAGTCGGTAATTTTGTTGAAATTAAAAAAAGTAGCATCGGCAATAAAACCAATATTGCCCATTTATCCTATCTGGGAGATGCCACTTTAGGGGAAAAAGTTAACGTTGGCGCGGGAACAATTACTGCTAATTACGATGGCGTGAAAAAACATCAAACTATGATCGGCAGTGGCACAAAAACTGGGGCAAATAGTGTTTTAGTGGCTCCTTTAAAATTAGGAAAAAATGTCACCGTGGCTGCCGGTTCAACTATCACTAAAAATGTCCCCGATAACGCTTTAGTTATTGCTCGCGAAAGTCAGCGTGTGATCGAAAATTGGGCAGATCAGTTTCAGTAG
- a CDS encoding DUF561 domain-containing protein translates to MINFTLQQAFARRHALKVISGLNNFDRSQVLSVVKAATAGGATFVDIAANADLIRTVKALTNLPVCVSAVEPELLVMAVDAGADLIEIGNFDSFYAQGRIFEAAEVLALTRQTRDLLPEITLSVTVPHLLPLDEQVRLAEALVSQGADIIQTEGGTSSQPRHAGILGLIEKAAPTLAAAHAISHAVKVPVLCASGLSIVTAPMAIAAGAAGIGVGSAINQLDNEVAMVAAVRGLVESLQAQPVHIGN, encoded by the coding sequence ATGATCAATTTTACCTTACAGCAAGCCTTCGCCCGTCGTCATGCCCTGAAAGTGATTAGTGGGTTAAATAATTTCGATCGCTCGCAGGTTCTCTCAGTAGTTAAAGCCGCTACAGCCGGAGGAGCAACTTTTGTCGATATTGCCGCTAATGCTGACCTAATTCGGACGGTAAAAGCCTTGACAAATTTACCCGTGTGTGTATCGGCCGTCGAGCCAGAATTGTTGGTGATGGCAGTGGACGCGGGAGCCGATTTAATTGAGATCGGTAATTTCGATAGTTTTTATGCCCAAGGACGCATTTTTGAGGCGGCGGAAGTTTTAGCCCTAACCCGTCAAACTCGCGACTTACTGCCCGAAATTACCCTGTCTGTGACAGTTCCCCATCTGCTGCCCCTCGATGAACAGGTGAGACTAGCGGAAGCTTTAGTTAGTCAGGGTGCTGACATTATTCAAACCGAAGGCGGCACTAGCAGTCAACCCCGTCACGCCGGTATTTTGGGACTGATTGAAAAAGCCGCCCCGACTTTAGCGGCAGCCCACGCTATTTCCCATGCAGTTAAGGTTCCCGTCCTCTGCGCTTCCGGTTTATCCATTGTCACCGCTCCTATGGCGATCGCTGCTGGAGCGGCCGGTATCGGTGTTGGTTCGGCGATCAATCAATTGGATAATGAAGTGGCTATGGTGGCAGCTGTGCGCGGTTTAGTCGAATCTCTGCAAGCACAACCGGTCCATATTGGCAACTAG
- a CDS encoding PRC-barrel domain-containing protein has product MITENSRLRSEFLNTQVITRNTGKKLGVVKDILVDIDQREVVALGLRDNILSLSGMPQYMYLSSISQTGDVVLVEDDNVLESVDIDAYTPLIGSEVITETGEPLGKVRDYQFDPLSGQLHSIVIASLGLPLIPEQLISTYEIAIEEVVSSGPNRLIVFEGAEERLTQVSVGVLERLGIGRPPWEREEEEAYYTPAARPENQLGTGIPLRTPVEAAKPVEERWSEDEWEKEPLRATPPPQKRAEARYYEEEYEEEEDNWGEARSERAESFSRPQYDDYEDKAEDDMWDDDVEPDYNPPRINITEKKKERIPEYEDG; this is encoded by the coding sequence ATGATCACAGAGAATAGTCGCTTACGTTCAGAATTTTTAAATACACAGGTTATCACTCGCAATACAGGCAAAAAACTCGGCGTTGTTAAAGATATCCTTGTAGATATCGATCAACGAGAAGTGGTTGCCCTGGGACTCCGCGATAATATCCTCTCCTTGTCGGGAATGCCTCAATATATGTATTTATCGAGCATCAGTCAGACAGGAGACGTGGTTCTCGTTGAAGATGATAACGTCTTGGAATCCGTCGATATCGATGCTTATACTCCCTTAATCGGTAGTGAAGTGATCACGGAAACCGGCGAACCTTTAGGCAAAGTCCGCGATTATCAATTTGATCCCCTCAGTGGTCAATTACATTCCATTGTCATCGCTTCCCTGGGATTGCCTCTTATCCCCGAACAATTGATCAGTACCTACGAAATTGCCATTGAAGAAGTGGTTAGCAGCGGTCCGAATCGCTTAATTGTCTTTGAAGGGGCCGAAGAACGTCTCACGCAGGTTAGTGTGGGGGTTTTGGAACGTTTGGGTATTGGTCGTCCCCCCTGGGAAAGAGAAGAGGAAGAAGCTTATTATACTCCCGCTGCTCGTCCGGAAAATCAGTTAGGTACGGGCATTCCCCTCCGCACTCCCGTTGAGGCCGCTAAACCCGTTGAAGAACGCTGGAGTGAGGATGAATGGGAAAAAGAACCCCTGCGTGCCACTCCCCCACCGCAAAAACGGGCCGAAGCTCGTTATTATGAGGAAGAATACGAGGAAGAAGAAGATAACTGGGGAGAAGCTCGCTCAGAACGCGCAGAAAGCTTTTCTCGTCCTCAGTACGACGATTACGAAGATAAGGCCGAGGATGATATGTGGGATGATGACGTGGAACCAGATTACAATCCCCCCCGCATCAATATCACCGAGAAGAAAAAGGAAAGAATCCCCGAATACGAAGACGGTTAA
- a CDS encoding dihydrolipoamide acetyltransferase family protein produces the protein MIRDIFMPALSSTMTEGKIVSWVKSPGEKVSKGETVLVVESDKADMDVESFYDGYLAVILVEAGQEAPVGEAIAYIAETEAEIELAKAQGKTATAAPSKPVETPEIAPPPVSIPVAAVKDNGRLVASPRAKKLAKELKVDLKTLVGSGPHGRITAEDVEKATGKVSTAPAPVITPPQPVSVPVAAPKAPIPASAPVGRTVPLTTLQKAVAQNMSVSLQVPTFQVGYTITTDPLDQLYQQLKSKGVTMTALLAKAVANTLAKHPIVNASYSDAGIQYHGAINVSVAVAMPGGGLITPVLRSADQMDIYSLSRSWKDLVDRARSKQLQPEEYNSGTFTISNLGMFGVDRFTAILPPNQGAILAVGASRPQIVVNKDGLFGVQKQMTVNLTSDHRVIYGADAASFLQDLAKLIETEVQSLTM, from the coding sequence ATGATTCGAGATATCTTCATGCCCGCGCTCAGTTCCACCATGACCGAAGGAAAAATAGTTTCTTGGGTGAAGTCCCCCGGGGAAAAAGTCAGCAAAGGGGAAACGGTGTTAGTGGTCGAATCCGACAAAGCCGACATGGACGTAGAATCGTTTTATGATGGCTATCTCGCTGTAATTTTAGTCGAAGCCGGCCAGGAAGCACCCGTGGGGGAAGCGATCGCCTATATCGCCGAAACTGAAGCGGAAATTGAACTGGCCAAAGCTCAGGGAAAAACCGCCACAGCTGCCCCTAGCAAGCCCGTAGAGACCCCAGAAATCGCTCCGCCTCCCGTTTCGATACCCGTCGCCGCCGTTAAAGATAATGGCCGTTTAGTCGCCTCTCCCAGGGCCAAAAAACTGGCTAAAGAATTAAAGGTAGATCTGAAAACCCTAGTGGGTAGCGGTCCCCACGGACGAATTACCGCCGAAGACGTAGAAAAAGCGACAGGAAAAGTCAGCACCGCCCCCGCTCCCGTCATTACTCCCCCGCAACCCGTCAGCGTGCCTGTAGCGGCTCCTAAAGCCCCGATTCCGGCCAGCGCCCCGGTCGGTCGGACTGTTCCCCTCACCACTCTGCAAAAAGCCGTCGCCCAGAATATGTCGGTTAGCCTACAGGTTCCCACCTTCCAAGTGGGCTACACTATCACCACTGACCCACTGGATCAACTCTATCAACAGCTAAAATCCAAGGGTGTCACCATGACGGCCCTGTTAGCAAAAGCGGTAGCCAACACCCTCGCTAAACATCCTATAGTTAATGCCAGCTATAGCGACGCAGGAATCCAATACCACGGGGCGATTAACGTGTCCGTAGCCGTAGCTATGCCTGGTGGTGGCTTAATTACGCCGGTTTTGCGCTCTGCTGACCAGATGGATATCTATTCCCTCTCCCGCAGTTGGAAAGATTTAGTCGATCGCGCCCGCAGTAAACAACTGCAACCGGAAGAATATAATAGCGGTACTTTTACCATTTCTAATCTGGGAATGTTCGGAGTCGATCGCTTTACCGCTATCTTACCCCCCAACCAAGGTGCGATCCTAGCCGTGGGTGCTTCCCGTCCCCAAATCGTCGTCAATAAAGATGGTTTATTCGGAGTGCAAAAACAGATGACGGTTAATCTCACCAGTGACCACCGAGTCATCTACGGGGCCGATGCAGCCTCCTTCCTGCAAGACTTAGCTAAACTGATCGAAACTGAGGTGCAGTCTTTAACTATGTAA
- a CDS encoding sulfotransferase family protein — protein MSGQFLYIQKKQKNNPALVADVSDFDYLEGEKIDDIAQVVSQRNVSLYCLDHQQKQVIFVETPSDIDIFAYPFLYQAQFEYAHRLIAISYETICQLAQTFKIPDNQLIFIYPVGRCGSTLLSRIFHQVEYVISLSEPDIFSQIVGLRMPDKSNDCQLAELLLVLTALLCKPNQLKNPSFYVFKLRGFCIEIADILHKVFPHSKGIFLYRDAQKVVESCIRAFDPYMSSHLLLIKEKKNFYNRFITLFEEYSDLIDYSNSIDFYLVRWLSYMHRYLWLYQQKLPLCAIRYEDLTTHPKQIISYLFDYCGLSIEIESIILEIDKLLKTDSQNNSIFSWQNTRRNKVSNLSEIHQKTTRILQKHPEIRKSNFILPGTVKIKDNKD, from the coding sequence ATGAGTGGACAATTTCTCTACATTCAAAAAAAGCAAAAAAATAATCCTGCTCTAGTAGCTGATGTATCTGATTTTGATTATTTGGAGGGTGAAAAAATTGATGATATTGCACAAGTAGTTAGTCAACGTAATGTTAGTTTATACTGTTTAGATCACCAACAAAAACAAGTTATCTTTGTCGAAACTCCTTCTGACATAGATATTTTTGCATATCCTTTTCTATATCAAGCTCAATTTGAATATGCTCACCGATTAATTGCAATATCTTATGAAACAATTTGCCAACTTGCTCAAACTTTCAAAATACCTGACAATCAACTAATATTTATTTATCCTGTTGGTCGATGTGGATCTACTCTACTTAGCAGAATATTTCATCAAGTTGAATATGTTATAAGTCTATCAGAGCCTGATATTTTTAGCCAAATTGTCGGACTCCGAATGCCTGATAAAAGTAACGATTGTCAACTAGCAGAACTGTTGTTGGTTTTAACTGCACTTCTTTGCAAACCTAATCAACTAAAAAATCCATCATTTTATGTATTTAAATTGCGTGGTTTTTGTATTGAAATTGCAGATATTTTACATAAAGTATTTCCTCATTCTAAAGGAATTTTTTTATATCGAGATGCTCAAAAAGTTGTTGAGTCTTGTATTCGAGCTTTTGATCCATATATGAGTTCACACCTTCTACTTATTAAAGAAAAGAAAAATTTCTATAATCGATTTATCACATTGTTTGAAGAATACTCTGATCTAATAGATTATTCAAATTCAATAGATTTTTATTTAGTTCGTTGGCTGTCTTATATGCATCGCTATTTATGGCTTTATCAACAAAAACTTCCACTTTGTGCTATCCGATATGAAGATTTAACAACACATCCGAAACAAATCATAAGCTATCTGTTTGATTATTGTGGTTTATCTATTGAAATTGAATCAATTATTTTAGAAATTGACAAATTATTAAAAACAGATTCCCAAAATAATTCAATCTTTTCATGGCAAAATACTAGAAGAAATAAAGTGAGTAATCTTTCGGAAATTCATCAGAAAACTACTCGGATCTTACAAAAACATCCAGAAATCAGAAAATCAAATTTTATTCTTCCTGGCACAGTGAAAATAAAAGACAATAAAGATTAA
- a CDS encoding DsrE family protein translates to MLLKSLALGSLVGLSLVTSIPVLANPSLSPVQTNEAIIAVGQQKSDLFVNLTTDDPWRAAMAIGVATNMLKKGHSTTIFLNITGVHLAATTIPQHTNGITGKTLQAMLVDFISQGGKVLICPSCMKQAAIKPEDLIAGVVTSSPDSLEANLFKETVKVISW, encoded by the coding sequence ATGTTGTTAAAATCTTTAGCCCTTGGTTCGCTTGTGGGATTATCCTTAGTTACATCTATCCCAGTCTTGGCTAATCCTTCCCTTTCTCCAGTACAAACTAACGAAGCAATAATTGCTGTCGGTCAACAAAAATCCGATTTATTTGTTAATTTAACCACCGATGATCCTTGGCGAGCTGCAATGGCAATCGGTGTCGCTACCAATATGCTAAAAAAAGGTCACTCAACCACTATTTTTTTGAATATTACAGGGGTGCACCTGGCAGCGACGACCATTCCTCAACACACTAACGGTATCACCGGTAAAACCCTGCAAGCAATGTTAGTAGATTTCATCAGTCAAGGGGGAAAAGTCTTAATTTGTCCCTCCTGTATGAAACAAGCAGCCATAAAACCCGAAGATCTAATTGCCGGTGTGGTGACAAGTTCTCCCGATTCCCTAGAAGCAAATTTATTTAAGGAAACGGTTAAAGTAATTAGCTGGTAA
- a CDS encoding FGGY-family carbohydrate kinase: protein MGLSLGIDFGTSGARAIAIDSSKNIVAEVHYPFTNANFQDWQKALFYLLDNLGDSVRSELKSIAINGTSSTVLLCDNWGNPLSEAILYNDGRGIGFLEAIKAIAPPHHPVIIATSSLAKLLWWSEQEIFSQARYFLSQADWLAFLLHGKLGISDYHNALKLGYDLENLCYPDWLENLPMFNLLPQIFAPGTAIDTIKPDLVTRFAIPKDCLIYTGTTDSIAAFLASGANSLGDAVTSLGSTLVLKLLSSQKVDDSNYGIYSHRLGNLWLTGGASNTGGAVLKKFFSDQELRNYSLAIDGQKESNLDYYPLLKAGERFPINDPFLPVKLTPQPDNPREFLHGLLESIARIEALGYQRLQELGANKLERVYSAGGGAKNSTWRIIRQRHLGVPVLLSKQEQAAYGTALLAQQSVTLLK from the coding sequence ATGGGTTTATCTTTAGGTATTGATTTTGGCACATCGGGAGCGCGAGCGATTGCTATTGATTCTAGCAAAAATATCGTCGCTGAGGTTCATTATCCCTTCACTAATGCCAATTTTCAGGATTGGCAAAAGGCCCTATTTTATTTATTGGATAATCTAGGGGATTCGGTGCGTTCAGAACTTAAATCGATCGCGATTAATGGTACTTCCTCGACGGTGTTATTATGTGATAATTGGGGTAATCCTCTTTCTGAGGCCATATTATACAATGACGGGCGAGGAATTGGGTTTTTAGAAGCAATTAAAGCTATAGCACCCCCTCACCATCCCGTGATTATTGCTACCTCCAGTTTAGCTAAATTACTTTGGTGGAGTGAACAAGAAATTTTTTCGCAAGCGCGTTATTTTCTCTCCCAAGCGGATTGGTTAGCATTTCTCCTGCACGGTAAACTGGGAATTAGTGATTATCACAATGCCTTAAAGTTAGGTTATGATCTCGAAAATCTCTGTTATCCCGATTGGTTAGAGAATTTACCGATGTTTAATTTATTACCGCAAATTTTTGCCCCAGGTACAGCGATCGATACTATTAAACCGGATTTAGTGACTCGTTTTGCTATCCCGAAAGATTGTTTAATTTATACGGGAACCACCGACAGCATAGCGGCATTTTTAGCCAGTGGTGCTAATTCTTTAGGGGATGCAGTGACATCTTTAGGTTCAACTTTAGTCTTAAAATTATTAAGTAGCCAGAAAGTTGATGATAGTAACTATGGCATCTATAGTCATCGTTTAGGAAATTTGTGGTTAACTGGTGGGGCATCCAATACGGGAGGAGCAGTGTTAAAGAAGTTTTTTTCTGATCAAGAATTGAGAAATTATAGTTTAGCAATAGATGGACAAAAAGAAAGTAATTTAGATTATTATCCTTTACTAAAAGCGGGCGAGCGCTTTCCAATTAATGATCCTTTTTTACCCGTGAAACTGACTCCCCAGCCCGATAATCCTCGAGAATTTTTGCATGGGTTACTAGAAAGTATTGCCCGCATTGAAGCTTTAGGTTATCAGCGTTTACAGGAATTGGGAGCCAATAAATTAGAGCGAGTTTATAGTGCCGGTGGTGGGGCAAAAAATTCGACTTGGAGAATAATTCGTCAGCGTCATTTAGGGGTTCCCGTGCTTTTGTCTAAACAGGAGCAAGCGGCCTATGGTACTGCCCTATTAGCACAGCAATCGGTTACGCTGTTGAAATAG
- a CDS encoding tocopherol cyclase family protein: MSSQPPHSGYHWDGITPRFFEGWYFRVMIPQLADGFAFMYSIQDPSGGQVNSGGAVQILAIESNYLCRTFPDTDKFWASRQQLAIIHWGKTNLKIRPCLLSPSAFFESVQEGYQATANQQQGRIYDPVTGEICQWDYRVETRYSWGDNKRLPQATAGILSYLPIFDPGWQILTAHGLATGMITYRGKNYQFENVPFYSEKNWGYSFPEKWFWINCNAFPENPDLTLTAVGSTRKVLHWTESVGIIGIHCQNRFYKFDIWNSQLSWTVQPWGYWEMRATNENYTIVLIGISDHPPDRVRVPTEKGLCFACQDTLKGKLSIKLADSRGKTLINSSSGLAGLEIGGIWPSAWIKQ, translated from the coding sequence ATGTCTTCACAACCCCCTCATTCTGGCTACCATTGGGATGGTATCACTCCCCGATTCTTTGAAGGTTGGTACTTCCGAGTCATGATTCCGCAATTAGCCGACGGATTCGCCTTTATGTATTCTATTCAAGACCCAAGCGGCGGTCAAGTCAATAGCGGCGGAGCGGTACAAATTTTAGCCATAGAATCTAATTATCTTTGTCGCACTTTTCCCGATACGGATAAATTTTGGGCAAGTCGTCAGCAATTAGCCATTATCCATTGGGGAAAAACTAACTTAAAAATCCGTCCCTGTCTCCTTTCCCCGTCAGCTTTTTTTGAGTCTGTTCAAGAGGGTTATCAAGCAACGGCAAACCAGCAGCAAGGACGAATTTATGATCCCGTCACTGGAGAAATCTGTCAATGGGATTATCGCGTTGAAACTAGGTACAGTTGGGGAGATAACAAGCGTTTACCCCAAGCAACAGCAGGAATATTATCTTATTTACCGATTTTTGACCCAGGTTGGCAGATTTTAACTGCTCATGGTTTAGCCACAGGAATGATTACCTATCGGGGAAAAAATTACCAATTTGAGAATGTACCTTTTTATAGCGAGAAAAATTGGGGTTATTCTTTCCCCGAAAAGTGGTTTTGGATTAATTGTAATGCTTTCCCTGAAAATCCCGATTTAACCTTAACCGCAGTGGGTTCTACCCGGAAAGTTCTCCACTGGACGGAATCGGTGGGAATTATCGGTATTCACTGCCAAAATCGCTTTTATAAGTTTGATATCTGGAATTCTCAACTAAGTTGGACAGTGCAACCCTGGGGATACTGGGAAATGAGGGCAACCAACGAGAATTATACCATTGTCTTAATCGGCATCAGTGATCATCCTCCCGATCGCGTGCGTGTACCCACAGAAAAAGGTCTCTGTTTTGCTTGTCAAGATACCCTCAAAGGTAAATTATCGATAAAATTGGCTGATAGTCGTGGTAAAACCCTTATAAATAGCTCTAGTGGTCTAGCTGGTCTCGAAATTGGCGGTATTTGGCCATCAGCTTGGATCAAACAGTGA
- a CDS encoding DUF29 domain-containing protein has product MQRLSAFGELGRWLDSINDRRSQIRRKLEDSPSLRGYPAQILDKEYTRARREAARQTGLFLSVFPEFCPYTIAQVIEDWWPQ; this is encoded by the coding sequence TTGCAAAGGTTATCTGCGTTCGGTGAGCTTGGTCGTTGGCTGGATTCCATCAATGATCGGCGATCGCAAATTCGTCGCAAATTAGAGGATAGTCCCAGTTTACGCGGTTATCCCGCGCAAATTTTGGATAAGGAATACACCAGAGCGCGTCGAGAAGCCGCCAGACAAACAGGTTTATTCCTTAGCGTTTTTCCAGAGTTTTGTCCCTATACTATCGCGCAGGTGATCGAAGATTGGTGGCCCCAGTGA
- a CDS encoding thioredoxin family protein: MARTESTMLDLGTKAPSFALPDVVSGETISLDSFAAKTALLVIFLCEHCPFVKHIQEELTRLGRDYANTNLGILAISSNDVEKYPDDSPENLKKMAITLDFKFNLCYDESQEVAKAYTAACTPDFFLFDSQRILVYRGQLDDSRPSNGIPVTGKDLRAAIDKVLTGQPVPTDQKPSLGCNIKWKLGNEPPYYG; the protein is encoded by the coding sequence ATGGCACGCACCGAGTCCACAATGTTAGATCTGGGGACAAAAGCTCCCAGTTTTGCCTTACCCGATGTGGTTTCGGGTGAAACTATCTCTCTGGACAGCTTTGCGGCTAAAACCGCTCTGTTAGTCATCTTCCTCTGTGAACATTGTCCCTTTGTTAAACACATTCAAGAAGAACTTACCCGTCTAGGTCGCGATTATGCTAATACCAATCTGGGCATCCTCGCAATTAGTTCTAATGACGTGGAGAAATATCCCGATGATTCGCCCGAAAATTTGAAAAAAATGGCGATAACCCTTGACTTTAAATTCAATTTATGCTATGACGAAAGCCAAGAAGTGGCGAAAGCTTACACGGCAGCCTGTACTCCCGATTTTTTCCTCTTTGATAGTCAGCGGATTCTAGTCTATCGCGGTCAGTTGGATGATAGTCGTCCTAGTAATGGAATACCGGTGACAGGCAAAGATCTCCGCGCCGCTATTGACAAGGTTTTAACCGGTCAACCAGTGCCGACGGACCAAAAACCGAGTTTAGGCTGTAATATCAAATGGAAACTGGGTAATGAGCCACCCTATTACGGTTAA
- a CDS encoding BrnA antitoxin family protein encodes MDAEYDFSQGKRGAIEPTPPGKSRITIRLDDEVLAWFREQVHIAGGGNYQTLINEALRQYIQQSREPLEETLRRVVREELERIER; translated from the coding sequence ATGGACGCAGAATATGATTTTAGTCAGGGTAAACGAGGGGCGATCGAGCCAACGCCACCTGGAAAAAGTCGCATTACAATTCGGTTGGATGATGAGGTTTTAGCTTGGTTTCGGGAACAAGTTCATATTGCAGGCGGAGGGAACTACCAAACCTTGATCAATGAAGCTTTGCGCCAGTATATTCAGCAAAGTCGTGAGCCTTTAGAGGAAACTTTACGCAGAGTTGTTCGTGAAGAGCTTGAGCGTATCGAGCGATGA